One segment of Deinococcus metalli DNA contains the following:
- a CDS encoding DMT family transporter, with protein sequence MSRVKSAALAAAPLLFVVLWSTGFIGTKGAARNADPFAFLALRFTIAAGLMGLLTALLRAPWPTRGQAGRAAVTGLLLHAGYLGGVTTAIWLGLPAGITSVLVGVQPLLTAGLSWPVLGERVTSRQWAGLALGFVGVLLVVEGRVGAGGSVGTGAVVAALVALACTTAGTLYQRRVGADMPLLGGTTAQYVASAAALGLVTLARGGGEVHWTTEFVVSLTWLVLVLSVGAILLLMTLLRDLPAARVGSLFYLVPPLAVLETWLLYGERLSAASLAGLALCVAGVALAAAPQPSPALARTS encoded by the coding sequence ATGTCCCGCGTGAAGTCCGCTGCCCTGGCCGCCGCGCCGCTGCTGTTCGTGGTGCTGTGGAGCACGGGCTTCATCGGCACGAAGGGTGCGGCGCGCAACGCCGATCCTTTTGCATTCCTGGCGCTGCGCTTCACCATCGCCGCCGGGCTGATGGGGCTGCTGACCGCGCTGCTGCGCGCTCCGTGGCCCACGCGCGGGCAGGCGGGCCGCGCCGCCGTGACGGGCCTGCTGCTGCACGCCGGGTACCTGGGCGGCGTGACCACCGCGATCTGGCTGGGCCTGCCCGCCGGCATCACCAGCGTGCTGGTGGGCGTGCAGCCGCTGCTGACCGCGGGGTTGTCGTGGCCGGTGCTGGGCGAGCGGGTCACGTCGCGGCAGTGGGCGGGGCTGGCCCTGGGCTTCGTGGGCGTGCTGCTGGTCGTGGAGGGCCGGGTGGGCGCCGGGGGCAGCGTGGGCACCGGGGCCGTCGTGGCGGCGCTGGTCGCGCTGGCGTGCACCACGGCGGGCACGCTGTACCAGCGCCGGGTGGGGGCCGACATGCCGCTGCTGGGCGGCACCACCGCGCAGTACGTGGCGAGCGCCGCCGCGCTGGGCCTCGTGACGCTGGCGCGCGGCGGCGGCGAGGTCCACTGGACCACGGAGTTCGTGGTGTCGCTGACGTGGCTGGTGCTGGTGCTGTCGGTCGGGGCGATCCTGCTGCTGATGACGCTGCTCCGCGACCTGCCGGCCGCGCGGGTGGGCAGCCTGTTCTACCTGGTGCCGCCGCTGGCCGTGCTGGAGACGTGGCTGCTGTACGGCGAGCGCCTGAGCGCGGCCTCGCTGGCGGGCCTGGCGCTGTGCGTGGCTGGCGTGGCGCTGGCGGCCGCGCCGCAACCATCGCCGGCTCTGGCGCGTACCTCGTGA
- a CDS encoding VOC family protein, producing the protein MTPPTVTAATPIRIARPSADLRAAEAFYVDGVGLSVLWRSDADDFAELLMLGVPGALWHLELTRARHHDVRPTPTPEDLLVLYLDAPVPPALVERMVAHGGRRVTALNPYWERWGVTVADPDGYRLVLCQRSWTT; encoded by the coding sequence ATGACGCCGCCCACCGTCACGGCCGCCACGCCCATCCGCATCGCGCGGCCGAGTGCGGATCTGCGCGCCGCCGAGGCGTTCTACGTGGACGGCGTGGGCCTGAGCGTGCTGTGGCGCAGCGATGCCGACGACTTCGCCGAGTTGCTGATGCTGGGCGTGCCGGGCGCGCTCTGGCACCTGGAACTCACGCGGGCGCGGCACCACGACGTCCGGCCGACGCCCACGCCGGAGGACCTGCTGGTGCTGTATCTGGACGCGCCGGTGCCGCCCGCGCTGGTCGAGCGGATGGTGGCGCACGGCGGGCGGCGGGTCACGGCGCTGAATCCGTACTGGGAGCGCTGGGGCGTGACCGTGGCCGACCCGGACGGCTACCGGCTGGTGCTGTGCCAGCGATCCTGGACGACGTGA
- a CDS encoding VOC family protein has protein sequence MHLDHLTLHARDLGAQRDFYAGTLGLNLLEDTPQHVTVQVGASRVTFVHDPAHAAFSHFALDIPRTLVDGAQAWLGARVLLLADADGRTCFGPNARWNTTNVYFDDPAGNIVEFIARHDRPHDHAGFFGPQHVLHLSEYGVVVRDVPAAVRRLGEERGIFPFNGQSDTFTAVGSHDGMLIVVPAGRGWMPDGRPAVPAPFTLAWDGGRTLTAEDTVVAGAPG, from the coding sequence ATGCACCTCGACCACCTGACCCTGCACGCCCGCGACCTCGGTGCCCAGCGCGACTTCTACGCCGGCACCCTCGGCCTGAACCTCCTGGAGGACACGCCGCAGCATGTGACCGTGCAGGTCGGTGCCAGCCGCGTGACCTTCGTGCATGACCCGGCCCACGCGGCGTTCTCGCACTTCGCCCTCGACATTCCCCGCACGCTGGTGGACGGCGCGCAGGCGTGGCTGGGAGCGCGCGTGCTCCTGCTGGCCGACGCGGACGGCCGCACCTGTTTCGGGCCGAACGCCCGCTGGAACACCACCAACGTGTACTTCGACGACCCGGCCGGGAACATCGTGGAATTCATCGCCCGGCATGACCGGCCGCACGACCATGCGGGCTTCTTCGGGCCGCAGCATGTCCTGCACCTCAGCGAGTACGGCGTGGTGGTGCGGGACGTCCCCGCCGCCGTGCGCCGGCTGGGCGAGGAGCGCGGCATCTTCCCCTTCAACGGCCAGAGCGACACCTTCACCGCCGTGGGCAGCCACGACGGCATGCTGATCGTGGTGCCCGCCGGACGCGGGTGGATGCCGGATGGACGGCCCGCCGTGCCCGCACCCTTCACGCTCGCGTGGGACGGGGGCCGCACCCTCACGGCGGAGGACACGGTGGTCGCCGGAGCCCCCGGATGA
- the soxR gene encoding redox-sensitive transcriptional activator SoxR: MPPEPSFVLTPAQVAERSGLSVPTLHHYEREGLIRSARTTGNQRRYARETLRRLAFIRAAVRVGVPLAEIRAALNTLPEGRTPTRADWAALSARWRTQLDGRIAALIRLRDDLSGCIACGCLSLETCALHNPRDEASRRHPGRSRLS; this comes from the coding sequence GTGCCGCCCGAGCCCTCCTTTGTCCTGACGCCCGCCCAGGTGGCCGAGCGCTCCGGCCTGAGCGTGCCCACGCTGCACCACTACGAACGCGAGGGCCTGATCCGCAGCGCCCGCACCACCGGCAACCAGCGCCGCTACGCCCGCGAGACGCTGCGCCGCCTTGCGTTCATCCGCGCGGCCGTGCGGGTCGGGGTGCCGCTGGCGGAGATCCGCGCCGCGCTGAACACCCTGCCGGAGGGCCGCACGCCCACCCGCGCGGACTGGGCGGCCCTGTCCGCGCGCTGGCGGACGCAGCTCGATGGGCGCATCGCGGCGCTGATCCGGCTGCGCGACGACCTGAGCGGCTGTATCGCGTGCGGGTGCCTGTCGCTGGAGACCTGCGCGCTGCATAACCCCCGCGACGAGGCCAGCCGCCGCCACCCGGGCCGCAGCCGGCTCAGCTGA
- a CDS encoding EamA family transporter, producing the protein MKLFSPLTMAALAPLSWGTSYLVLDELRPLGPLTVAALRALLAGVLLLLVVRELPRGMWWGRSLLLGALNFGLFFGTLFISASRLSGGVAATLGALGPLLIIAFNLVAWRQAPTRHTLGAALLGLVGVALLVLGPGARLDPWGVVAGVVSVVAASGGYLLSSAWGTPPGTAMLSVTAWQLTWGGVLLVPLALLLEGVPALPTAGQWPWLAYMVVVTTALAYALWFRGIQHSSAVQVSLLTRLSPATALLIDLLRGHTLSGGQWAGLALIALSFVPERPAPAARAQRLS; encoded by the coding sequence ATGAAGCTCTTCTCGCCCCTGACCATGGCAGCCCTGGCCCCGCTCAGCTGGGGCACGAGCTACCTCGTGCTGGACGAGCTGCGTCCGCTGGGGCCGCTCACGGTCGCCGCCCTGCGCGCGCTGCTGGCCGGCGTGCTGCTCCTGCTGGTGGTGCGCGAGTTGCCGCGCGGCATGTGGTGGGGCAGGAGCCTGCTGCTCGGCGCGCTGAACTTCGGGCTGTTCTTCGGGACGCTGTTCATCAGTGCCAGCCGCCTCAGCGGGGGCGTGGCGGCCACACTCGGCGCCCTCGGGCCGCTGCTGATCATCGCCTTCAATCTGGTGGCGTGGCGCCAGGCGCCCACGCGGCACACGCTGGGCGCGGCGCTGCTCGGGCTGGTGGGTGTGGCGCTGCTGGTGCTGGGGCCGGGCGCGCGGCTGGACCCCTGGGGTGTCGTGGCCGGCGTGGTCAGCGTGGTCGCCGCGTCCGGCGGCTACCTGCTGAGCAGCGCGTGGGGCACGCCGCCGGGCACCGCCATGCTGTCGGTCACGGCGTGGCAGCTCACGTGGGGCGGCGTGCTGCTGGTGCCGCTCGCGCTGCTGCTGGAGGGCGTTCCGGCGCTGCCCACGGCCGGGCAGTGGCCGTGGCTGGCGTACATGGTCGTGGTGACCACCGCGCTGGCGTACGCGCTGTGGTTCCGGGGCATCCAGCACTCCTCGGCCGTACAGGTCTCGCTGCTAACCCGGCTGAGCCCGGCGACGGCGCTGCTGATCGACCTGCTGCGGGGCCATACCCTCAGCGGCGGGCAGTGGGCGGGCCTGGCGCTGATCGCCCTGAGTTTCGTCCCCGAGCGGCCGGCGCCCGCAGCCCGGGCACAGCGCCTCAGCTGA
- a CDS encoding MarR family winged helix-turn-helix transcriptional regulator, producing the protein MTTVALLDRIRHDWHAREPELDTAPMLTFITLSRAQSLLGTAVRSTAARAGLTSGTRDVLFTLYRSEPPQGLPPGELAALLAVSPATITGCADTLEERGLLTRTLDPDDRRSWRIALTDAGRDLVRTHLPEHLAFERQLLAALTPDETAALEALLRKLIAHAEANALV; encoded by the coding sequence ATGACCACCGTGGCCCTGCTCGACCGTATTCGGCACGACTGGCACGCGCGGGAGCCGGAGCTGGACACCGCGCCCATGCTGACCTTCATCACCCTGAGCCGCGCGCAGTCGCTGCTGGGCACAGCGGTGCGCTCGACTGCGGCCCGGGCGGGGCTTACCTCCGGCACCCGCGACGTGCTGTTCACGCTGTACCGCTCCGAGCCGCCCCAGGGCCTGCCGCCGGGCGAACTCGCCGCGCTGCTGGCCGTGTCGCCCGCCACCATCACGGGGTGCGCCGACACGCTGGAGGAGCGCGGCCTGCTCACCCGCACCCTCGACCCGGACGACCGGCGGTCGTGGCGCATCGCCCTCACGGACGCCGGCCGCGACCTCGTCCGCACGCACCTGCCCGAGCACCTCGCGTTCGAGCGTCAGCTCCTGGCTGCGCTGACGCCGGACGAGACCGCGGCGCTGGAGGCGCTGCTGCGCAAGCTCATCGCTCACGCCGAGGCGAACGCCCTGGTCTGA
- a CDS encoding sensor histidine kinase, producing the protein MTEPRGHLQDRRREQLRHLKRWPGRPHGRRRWGLRSRLGRAFMLTALLAVILTTGMTVGTTMQVLAQFRPETSVTLSAADWDALVRQAGRTIMGGAVRAAVINTLLSTVVAALITRQLTLPLLRLADGAGRLQSGERGVTLPVPPRHDELRALTLAFNDLTASLARQEAWRRGLVADIAHDLRTPLSVLRSEIEAMQDGVQPADDAALSRLHGEVLLLARLVTDLRLLSLAEGGALSLTLQPVDAGALLGALADTYARRAGEAGVTLTLHTEPGVAVQADPDRLRQTLQNVLDNALRYAAPGAVELSARAAGPVVQLTVRDHGPGFAPDALSRAFERFYRADASRTRDPQGRASSGLGLAIARALTEAQGGTLEARNHPEGGAEFTVTLPVPDQTRAFASA; encoded by the coding sequence GTGACGGAGCCGCGCGGGCACCTCCAGGACCGGCGCCGGGAGCAGCTCCGGCACCTGAAACGCTGGCCGGGCCGTCCGCACGGCCGGCGCCGCTGGGGGCTGCGCTCGCGGCTGGGACGCGCGTTCATGCTCACGGCGCTGCTGGCCGTGATCCTGACCACCGGGATGACGGTGGGCACGACCATGCAGGTGCTCGCGCAGTTCCGGCCTGAGACCAGCGTGACGCTGTCGGCGGCCGACTGGGACGCGCTGGTGCGGCAGGCGGGGCGCACGATCATGGGGGGCGCAGTCCGCGCGGCCGTGATCAACACGCTGCTCTCGACGGTGGTGGCGGCGCTGATCACGCGGCAGCTCACGTTGCCGCTGCTGCGGCTGGCCGACGGCGCGGGCCGGTTGCAATCCGGCGAGCGCGGCGTGACCCTGCCGGTGCCGCCCCGCCACGACGAGCTGCGTGCCCTGACCCTCGCGTTCAACGACCTCACGGCCAGCCTGGCGCGGCAGGAGGCGTGGCGGCGCGGGCTGGTCGCGGACATTGCGCACGATCTGCGCACGCCGCTGTCGGTGCTGCGCTCCGAGATCGAGGCGATGCAGGACGGCGTTCAGCCCGCCGATGACGCCGCGCTGTCACGGCTGCACGGCGAGGTGCTGCTGCTGGCGCGGCTGGTCACGGACCTGCGCCTGCTGTCGCTCGCGGAGGGCGGCGCCCTGAGCCTGACCCTGCAACCCGTGGACGCCGGGGCGCTGCTGGGCGCGCTCGCGGACACCTACGCGCGCCGGGCCGGCGAGGCGGGCGTCACCCTGACGCTGCACACCGAGCCGGGCGTGGCCGTGCAGGCGGACCCCGACCGGCTGCGGCAGACCCTCCAGAACGTGCTGGACAACGCCCTGCGCTACGCTGCGCCCGGCGCCGTGGAACTGAGCGCCCGCGCCGCCGGCCCGGTGGTGCAGCTGACGGTGCGCGACCACGGGCCGGGCTTCGCGCCGGACGCGCTGTCGCGGGCCTTCGAGCGCTTCTACCGCGCGGACGCCAGCCGCACCCGCGATCCACAGGGCCGGGCGAGTTCGGGACTGGGCCTGGCGATCGCGCGGGCGCTGACCGAGGCGCAGGGCGGCACCCTGGAGGCCCGAAACCACCCGGAGGGCGGCGCGGAATTCACGGTCACGCTGCCCGTGCCGGATCAGACCAGGGCGTTCGCCTCGGCGTGA